A stretch of the Parus major isolate Abel chromosome 15, Parus_major1.1, whole genome shotgun sequence genome encodes the following:
- the KNTC1 gene encoding kinetochore-associated protein 1 isoform X4 produces MWNDIELLLNDDTGQLPVGLGHECGTALYQVDTLLQITSSEKVSVNPQLHAHSSRDGSIIVVDRSVALLDSTGLSLLMNIQFDTNVDVVGMCQDKQFLVVGERSGSLHLIHVPSKQTLLTKILVEQSPSEKTYLSLFFVKDIADAGVYHMFILTSNGCFCIMCVPLGKTQEAIEKMDMTTAKQLQGQIKTTFIATGEHHSLGCQDFVISNSVNKIHLIIGGKGDYVLSKWEVDPTNALVSAQSFVDSSLIQGAAKLQVLDNQLFVLDTENILSMWDIYSLTLIWDWPLIHIEEFLLTTESDSSQVTWQELANVKLIIMTLPDDKQMRSVMVFTLPTMQQLYSLEVSLVSSLVQSGICTDTIYFLEGIHEKHQMPSEDPVSIVVMRSLTEALPENRLSRLLHKHKFTEAENFAIQFGLDVELVYKVKANTILEKLASASLGSHGQEALLDLGNEAKENLQKIQDNQFVVNYCINAPWPLYETTREMLNYAKIRILKKDNRTNAPPSDGAPVSIAEVLRAQARLTTFCEAFGLEKFSGIAWTEFLNNEDMFKIIVFQLEEGNLACAQYLWLRHQADFESSFDEKMLKDLLNAIHFTAPLKELCVWLKNFVIPFSKSAVPDGQKILAKWLEQAARNLELTDKANWPENGLQVAEIFFTSKNQGELGVTAFGKWTPLRCGDCEEIKRLKKLVNDLQELRNLYRKYNCRLAFCDFEKENATTIVFRMLDKILAPELVPSILEKCIKPYLCEHNLQKDELLLQYVKDLLERCRTRSISVFETAWEAKAVAVIGCISDTDLKFDAVLQIMHGAVVPWSAAVELLVKQHLEMNHVKVKLLQESYRLMEMKKLLRAYGIRDTNLLKDKQMIMRLVRYILKQDTPTCLEDALKIVEAYMLPTGEVYFLRMMDLIDKERGEESLTLLKSLPLAKAEEVAERLTLWGRLALQNRADDPEEEKTQMFMTKTLVEVLKYWFSIQKDNPVKKCECEENLKMFETLATLQKYFDIFLSDEEYRNPSLISALLEDHISSYERVRSASKSRNVQAVNCNSKCGKPKSPTTESRLYRLALLLRVSEHELGEKLALRALGDGKVEVAVNICREFYENSWNGNTGKLLFAVCQRLCHMLGADVPMITPDGMDLPAVIHELAGQAATLCSPDLVLDCLELCKYTSLAKEIYGQCQMDNYEFTAETTSSGGDKDPYKEWTYDDFFKEDGIVLDPQTSLPVAYELTSALLPIYVGKLYPLESQSLAHRTFMEGHNFLLPVGSPFSAAVQNLLECSQFQLALQLTVCAFGSCLQHGISNTSDLALSEKSHESDLLLTETRSFLIAMKQRSSSVIRTSVLNLLHKVFNSRVIDQNLALGYCTILPKEEMFTKLWEIINNSWQNYRRVSAVALVGAELADQYGEEEEKKKFQELVIDAEWGTQIGKFGISFETVFRQPPIRKKELIRVLVQNPEVDTDLILNYCSTFMLDSDAALQLCIETLLLQNSNNVEDDSAESSEKQPHSTLLARALKIIPLLSSTKDLVMSLSGILYKLDPYDYETLEIVLRVIQSADEKNTSIQLSQALSLLKHLKSYTRISPPVDLEHQYVLEQMIALSPAAHTRLPFHLLFFRTAQCFWNIISAELSEETFPTLLLISKLMKVSLDTFHMSAVRHVFEKKLKPKILKMRTSGCTSVVNKETVKTVQALQSYLLSIVNPEWAVAMAHKIAQEFPTGPDHVQALKFCLYLAEKWLKSTTAEDEQHEKAEVLQRNLHLQYKRAATENVLIANNLNTGEHLKSIGKPANLIVLLYEHHSIDQRFQNPAGRDYPDIHGAAKEIAEINNLDMNKICDKLLTKWLCPSTPPPGKTQEIFGDVQEDEELRRVIYLLQSHPMDYSSRMLFAITASDTSPFGDTQLTFAHRTRAFRCLLYLADTDTVESLFKKPIEKVKYFLKCCIYLAEFETLNIAYTYESFHKSPKEGMIKGLWKNHSHEPRAVRLVTELSLEYKVYDPQLWNGLLQKLLGFNMIQYLRRVLVAITGIPSLWEQIPSFSRAWRNVVLSPFLTASCPPSPKQLQECRECFVILLRCPVLADLDMVGIAKQYTQLDLPAFALGCLLVIPHSEGREQQIQGLLSTCKKETVLQQLDEHMDTGELVAFASQISSLVLDSIINEKLYEQFWKSKYYPLLKQHLINTHRIKELVDYFVKNNW; encoded by the exons ATACTAACGTGGATGTAGTGGGTATGTGTCAAGACAAACAATTCCTTGTGGTTGGTGAGAGAAGTGGTAGTTTACATCTTATTCACGTCCCATCAAAACAAACCTTGCTAACAAAG ATTTTGGTTGAACAATCTCCAAGTGAAAAGACTTACTTAAGTCTCTTTTTTGTTAAAGATATTGCAGATGCAG gtgTTTATCACATGTTCATTCTCACAAGCAATGGATGCTTCTGCATTATGTGTGTCCCACTTGGTAAAACACAGGAAG caATTGAGAAGATGGATATGACTACAGCAAAGCAA TTACAAGGACAGATAAAGACAACCTTCATTGCCACAGGAGAGCATCACAGCCTGGGCTGTCAGGATTTTGTGATCAGCAACTCAGTGAACAAAATCCATTTGATAATCGGG GGTAAAGGTGATTATGTGCTCTCCAAATGGGAGGTGGACCCCACCAATGCCCTGGTTTCTGCTCAAAGTTTTGTTGATTCAAGTCTGATCCAAG gtGCTGCAAAACTTCAAGTCCTTGACAATcagctgtttgttttggatACAGAG aACATCTTAAGCATGTGGGATATTTATTCTCTCACTCTAATTTGGGATTGGCCTTTAATACATattgaagaatttcttctcacTACTGAGTCAGATTCCTCTCAAGTCACGTG GCAAGAGCTTGCCAATGTGAAACTGATCATCATGACATTGCCAGATGACAAACAG atgagAAGTGTAATGGTTTTTACATTGCCCACTATGCAACAGCTATATTCTCTGGAAGTGTCTCTTGTTTCTTCCCTTGTTCAAAGTGGGATTTGCACA GATACAATATACTTCTTGGAAGGAATTCATGAAAAGCATCAGAT GCCCTCTGAAGACCCAGTTTCTATAGTTGTGATGAGAAGTTTAACTGAAGCCTTGCCAGAAAATAG ACTAAGTCGTTTACTGCACAAACACAAATTCACTGAAGCAGAGAATTTTGCTATTCAGTTTGGACTGGATGTTGAG cttgTATACAAAGTAAAAGCAAACACCATTTTAGAGAAACTGGCTTCAGCTTCTCTTGGGAGTCATGGCCAGGAAGCCTTGCTGGATCTTGGCAATGAAGCCaaagaaaatttgcaaaaaattcag GACAACCAGTTTGTTGTGAATTACTGCATAAATGCTCCGTGGCCACTGTATGAAACCACCCGAGAAATGCTGAATTATGCTAAAATCAGA ATCTTGAAGAAAGATAATAGAACCAATGCTCCACCATCTGATGGGGCTCCAGTATCCATAGCTGAG GTATTGAGAGCTCAGGCAAGGCTTACAACATTCTGTGAAGCTTTTGGACTAGAGAAATTCAG TGGCATTGCTTGGACAGAATTCCTGAATAACGAGGACATGTTCAAGATTattgtttttcagctggaagaaggaaatttgGCTTGTGCACAGTACCTCTGGCTTAGGCATCAG GCTGattttgaaagcagctttgatgagaaaatgctgaaggaTTTACTCAATGCCATCCATTTCACTGCCCCTTTGAAGGAACTTTGTGTATGGCTTAAAAATTTTGTGATCCCCTTCTCAAAAAGTGCTGTGCCAGATGGACAG aaaatattagcaaaatGGCTGGAACAAGCTGCTCGAAACCTTGAATTAACTGACAAG GCAAACTGGCCTGAAAATGGACTCCAAgtggcagaaatattttttacaagtAAAAATCAAGGCGAACTGGGAGTGACAGCTTTTGGCAAGTGGACTCCTTTG AGGTGTGGTGACTGTGAAGAGATAAAGAGGTTAAAGAAGCTGGTAAATGATTTACAAGAATTGAGAAATCTGTACAGAAAATACAACTGCAGGCTGGCATTCTGTGACTTTGAAAAG gaaaatgCAACCACTATTGTCTTTCGCATGCTTGATAAAATTTTGGCACCAGAGCTTGTCCCATCAATTTTGGAGAAGTGTATTAAACCCTACCTGTGTGAGCACAACCTACAAAAAGATGAGTTGCTTCTACAGTATGTCAAG GATTTGCTGGAGCGTTGCAGGACACGATctatttcagtgtttgaaaCTGCTTGGGAGGCCAAGGCAGTGGCTGTCATTGGCTGCATCTCTGACACAGAT ctgaaatttGATGCAGTCCTGCAGATAATGCACGGAGCTGTGGTGCCATGGAGTgcagcagtggagctgctgGTCAAACAGCACCTGGAAATGAATCATGTCAA AGTGAAGCTACTGCAGGAAAGTTACCGACTGATGGAGATGAAGAAGCTTTTGAGAGCCTATGGGATAAGAGATACCAATCTTTTAAAGGACAAGCAGATGATAATG AGGCTTGTGAGATACATTCTCAAGCAAGATACCCCTACTTGCTTGGAGGATGCCTTGAAAATTGTGGAAGCCTACATGCTGCCCACTGGGGAAGTCTACTTCCTGAGGATGATGGACCTGATTGACAAAGAAAGG GGAGAGGAATCTTTGACTTTGTTAAAATCTCTGCCTCTTGCTAAGGCTGAGGAAGTTGCAGAGAGACTGACTCTGTGGGGAAGACTGGCGTTACAGAACAGAGCAGATGATCCTGAAGAG gaaaaaacgCAAATGTTTATGACTAAGACACTGGTGGAAGTTCTTAAATACTGGTTCAGCATTCAAAAAG ACAATCCCGTGAAGAAATGTGAATGTGAAGAAAACCTAAAGATGTTTGAAACACTTGCTACCCTGCAG aAGTATTTTGATATCTTTCTCTCAGATGAGGAATACAGGAACCCTTCACTGATATCTGCTCTTCTTGAGGATCACATAAGCTCTTATGAACGTGTCAGATCTGCATCCAAGTCTAGAAATGTGCAAGCAGTGAATTGTAATTCAAAATGTGGCAAGCCCAAAAGCCCTACTACTGAATCCAGGTTGTACAGACTGGCTTTGCTCCTGAGAGTCTCAGAGCACGAACTGGGAGAAAAATTGGCCTTGAGAGCCCTGGGTGATGGAAAAGTGGAAGTGGCTGTCAATATATGCAG GGAGTTCTATGAAAACAGCTGGAATGGAAATACAGGGaagctgctgtttgcagtgTGTCAAAGGCTTTGCCATATGCTGGGAGCTGATGTTCCAATGATCACTCCTGATGGGATGGATCTTCCAGCAGTGATCCATGAGCTGGCTGGCCAAGCAGCCACACTGTGCAGTCCAG atttaGTGTTGGATTGTCTGGAACTCTGTAAATATACTTCACTTGCCAAGGAAATTTATGGACAGTGCCAAATGGACAACTATGAATTTACAGCAGag ACAACATCTTCTGGAGGAGATAAAGATCCTTATAAAGAGTGGACATATGatgatttctttaaagaagatGGGATAGTCCTGGATCCTCAGACATCTCTTCCAGTTGCATATGAACTCACTTCTGCTCTTCTGCCTATTTATG tgGGCAAGCTGTACCCCTTGGAGTCTCAAAGCCTGGCACACAGAACATTCATGGAAG gaCACAACTTCCTGCTGCCTGTTGGAtctcccttctctgcagcagtgcagaacCTGCTGGAGTGCAGCCAGTtccagctggctctgcagctcacGGTCTGTGCCTTCGGCTCCTGCCTCCAGCATGGCATTTCAAACACCTCAGATCTGGCCCTGAGTGAAAAG TCACATGAGAGCGATCTGCTACTCACTGAAACCAGAAGCTTCCTCATAGCTATGAAACAGAGGAGCAGTTCAGTAATCAGAACCTCAGTCCTGAACTTACTACACAAG GTGTTCAACTCTCGTGTCATCGATCAGAACCTGGCCCTGGGCTATTGCACCATTTTGCCCAAGGAAGAGATGTTCACTAAGTTGTGGGAGATCATAAACAATTCCTGGCAGAATTACAGAAGAGTTTCG GCAGTAGCtctggtgggagcagagcttgCTGACCAATATggtgaggaagaagaaaagaaaaaattccaggaattgGTTATTGATGCAGAATGGGGTACCCAGATTGGTAAATTTGGt ATTTCTTTTGAGACTGTGTTTAGACAGCCACCAATAAGGAAGAAAGAACTCATAAGAGTGCTGGTACAAAACCCAGAAGTAGACACAGATCTCATCTTGAATTACTGCAG CACTTTCATGCTGGACAGTGATGCTGCACTGCAGCTTTGCATTGAAACCCTCCTGCTCCAGAACTCAAATAATGTTGAAGATGActctgcagaaagcagtgaGAAGCAACCTCATTCCACATTACTGGCTAGAGCactaaaaataattcctctgctgagcagcaccaaaGACCTGGTCATGAGCCTCAGTGGAATATTGtacaag CTGGATCCTTATGACTATGAAACTCTGGAAATTGTCCTGAGAGTGATCCAAAGTGCTGATGAGAAGAACACCAGCATCCAGCTGAGCCAG gCTTTGAGTCTCCTCAAACATCTGAAATCTTACACAAGGATTTCTCCACCAGTGGACCTAGAACACCAATATGTTTTGGAGCAGATGATTGCCTTGTCTCCAGCTGCTCACACCAGGCTGCCCTTTCACCTGCTGTTCTTCAGAACTGCCCAGTGTTTCTGGAACATTATAT ctgcagagctcagtgagGAAACCTTCCCAACCCTTCTGTTGATTTCCAAGCTAATGAAG GTTTCCCTGGATACCTTCCACATGTCTGCAGTTCGACAcgtctttgaaaaaaaactgaaaccaaAAATACTCAAAATGAGAACCAGTGGCTGCACCTCAGTTGTTAACAAGGAAACTGTCAAAACTGTGCAGGCACTTCAGTCCTATTTGCTGTCCATAGTCAATCCAGAGTGGGCTGTGGCCATGGCTCACAAGATTGCCCAGGAATTCCCCACAG gtcCTGACCATGTCCAGGCACTGAAATTCTGTCTCTATCTGGCTGAGAAGTGGCTGAAGAGTACTACAGCTGAG GATGAGCAACATGAGAAAGCAGAAGTCCTCCAGAGGAACTTACACTTGCAGTATAAGagagcagcaacagaaaatgtCCTGATTGCAAATAACCTGAACACTGGGGAGCATCTAAAATCTATTGGGAAACCAGCAAATCTGATTGTTTTACTGTATGAACACCACAGCATAGACCAGAGATTCCAAAATCCAGCTGGCAGAGATTATCCAG ATATCCATGGGGCAGCCAAGGAGATTGCTGAGATTAACAACTTGGATATGAACAAAATTTGTGACAAACTGCTGACCAAATGGCTGTGTCCAAGCACACCACCCCCAGGG aaaacccaagAAATCTTTGGAGATGTACAGGAGGATGAAGAACTCCGAAG GGTTATTTACCTACTTCAGTCTCACCCAATGGATTACAGTTCAAGAATGCTTTTTGCAATTACAGCATCTGACACATCT CCCTTTGGTGACACTCAGCTGACGTTTGCTCACAGGACCAGAGCATTCAGGTGTTTGCTCTACCTGGCAGATACTGACACTGTGGAATCACTCTTCAAGAAACCCATTGAGAAAGTCAA gtattttctgaagtgctgcatTTATCTGGCAGAGTTTGAGACCTTGAATATTGCATACACTTATGAATCATTCCACAAGAGCCCTAAGGAAGGCATGATTAAAGGGCTATGGAAGAACCACAGTCACGAACCCAGG GCTGTGAGACTGGTGACAGAGCTGAGTTTGGAATACAAAGTCTATGATCCCCAGCTCTGGAATGGCCTCCTACAGAAACTCCTGGGCTTCAATATG attcaGTATCTAAGAAGGGTTTTGGTTGCAATTACTGGGATTCCTTCATTATGGGAG CAGATTCCCAGCTTCAGCCGAGCCTGGCGCAATGTGGTCCTGTCCCCCTTCCTCACAG ccTCGTGTCCACCGAGTCCCAAACAGCTCCAGGAGTGCCGGGAGTGCTTTGTGATCCTGCTCAG GTGTCCTGTCCTGGCTGACCTGGATATGGTTGGAATTGCTAAACAATACACCCAGCTGGACCTCCCAGCTTTTGCCCTGGGGTGCCTTTTGGTCATTCCTCACTCTGAAGGGAGAGAGCAGCAAATTCAG GGTTTATTATCAACCTGTAAGAAAGAAACTGTGCTGCAACAATTGGATGAACACATGGACACTGGAGAATTGGTAGCATTTGCTTCccag ATCAGCTCTTTGGTTTTGGACAGTATCATCAATGAGAAGCTGTATGAACAgttttggaaaagcaaatattatcCACTGTTAAAGCAACACCTGATAAACACCCACAGAATAAAAGAGCTGGTGGATTATTTTGTCAAAAACAACTG GTGA